The proteins below are encoded in one region of Paenibacillus sp. YYML68:
- the ruvC gene encoding crossover junction endodeoxyribonuclease RuvC, with amino-acid sequence MRVLGIDPGIAIVGFGFIDKEGHKLTPVQYGSIQTEAHTDDAFRLKQVYEAMVQLIDKYKPDAVAIEKLFFNRNVTTALTVGQARGVLMLAAVQKGLPIGEYTPLQVKQAIVGYGKAEKKQVQEMVKMFLKLSAVPKPDDVADALAVAICHAHSSGLLDKMNGAMRR; translated from the coding sequence TTGCGCGTATTAGGCATTGACCCGGGGATTGCGATTGTCGGCTTCGGCTTCATTGATAAAGAAGGACATAAGCTGACGCCTGTGCAATACGGCTCGATTCAGACGGAGGCGCATACCGATGATGCGTTTCGCTTGAAGCAGGTGTATGAGGCGATGGTGCAGCTAATTGACAAATATAAGCCGGACGCGGTGGCGATCGAGAAGCTGTTCTTCAATCGCAACGTGACGACAGCGCTGACCGTCGGTCAGGCGCGTGGTGTGCTCATGCTGGCTGCGGTGCAGAAGGGGCTGCCGATCGGCGAATATACGCCGCTTCAGGTGAAGCAGGCGATCGTCGGCTACGGTAAGGCCGAGAAGAAGCAGGTGCAGGAGATGGTGAAGATGTTTCTCAAGCTGTCCGCGGTGCCGAAGCCAGATGATGTCGCCGATGCGCTAGCGGTTGCCATCTGTCATGCGCATTCGTCGGGCTTGTTAGATAAAATGAACGGAGCGATGAGACGATGA
- the queA gene encoding tRNA preQ1(34) S-adenosylmethionine ribosyltransferase-isomerase QueA: MKVDLFDYELPEELIAQTPLQDRTASRLLTLDKRSGYVRHHQFEELEQYLQAGDVLVLNNTRVIPARLFGVKPDTGAKVEVLLLKQLEGDAWEALVRPGKRLKAGAVIHFGSADDPSQQATTVGDSSDSLTTPSSNAQSSNPQASNAQSSNAQASNAQSSNAQASNAQASNAQSPSTHSSHNSASSSPLLVATVEAEGEMGTRVLRFTYEGIFNELLDRLGHMPLPPYIKEQLPERERYQTVYAKHQGSAAAPTAGLHFTEAYLNRLEQKGIQLAYVTLHVGLGTFRPVAADDVEAHDMHEEYYEVSAETAELVNRAKASGGRVIAVGTTSARTLESVAREDGSLEAGSGWTGIFIYPGYSFRIVDALLTNFHLPKSTLLMLISALATREHILAAYKEAVEQRYRFFSFGDAMFIY, encoded by the coding sequence ATGAAGGTAGACTTATTTGACTATGAGCTCCCGGAGGAGCTGATTGCGCAGACGCCGCTGCAGGACCGTACAGCATCGCGGCTCTTGACGCTCGACAAGCGCTCTGGGTACGTTCGCCATCACCAGTTCGAGGAGCTGGAGCAATATTTGCAAGCCGGGGATGTGCTCGTGCTGAACAACACGCGAGTCATTCCAGCCCGGCTTTTTGGCGTGAAGCCAGACACAGGAGCGAAGGTGGAGGTGCTGCTGCTGAAGCAGCTCGAGGGCGACGCTTGGGAAGCTCTTGTGCGTCCGGGCAAGCGGCTGAAGGCAGGGGCAGTCATTCATTTCGGCTCGGCCGACGACCCTTCACAGCAAGCTACTACAGTCGGCGATTCAAGTGACTCGCTCACGACTCCATCGTCGAATGCCCAGTCGTCGAACCCGCAGGCATCGAATGCTCAGTCGTCGAACGCTCAGGCATCAAATGCCCAGTCGTCGAACGCGCAGGCCTCGAACGCCCAGGCCTCGAACGCCCAATCGCCGAGCACTCACTCGTCGCACAACTCTGCCAGCTCTAGCCCACTCCTCGTCGCAACCGTAGAGGCGGAGGGCGAGATGGGCACGCGGGTGCTTCGCTTCACGTACGAGGGCATCTTCAATGAGCTGCTCGACCGGCTCGGCCACATGCCGCTGCCGCCTTACATTAAGGAGCAGCTGCCCGAGCGGGAGCGCTACCAGACCGTCTATGCGAAGCATCAGGGCTCAGCCGCCGCACCGACGGCAGGTCTGCACTTCACCGAGGCGTATCTGAATAGGCTGGAACAAAAAGGTATACAATTAGCCTATGTCACACTGCATGTCGGACTCGGCACGTTCCGTCCTGTTGCAGCTGACGACGTTGAGGCTCATGACATGCACGAGGAGTATTACGAGGTGTCGGCGGAGACGGCGGAGCTGGTGAATCGCGCGAAGGCTAGCGGCGGACGCGTTATTGCTGTCGGCACGACGAGCGCACGAACGCTCGAGTCTGTCGCGAGGGAGGACGGCAGCTTAGAGGCGGGCAGCGGCTGGACCGGCATCTTCATCTATCCGGGCTACTCCTTCCGCATCGTCGATGCGCTGCTCACGAACTTCCATCTTCCGAAGTCGACGCTGCTCATGCTGATCAGTGCGCTGGCGACCCGAGAGCACATCCTAGCTGCTTATAAGGAAGCGGTCGAGCAGCGGTATCGCTTTTTCAGCTTCGGCGACGCGATGTTTATATATTAA
- a CDS encoding TIGR04086 family membrane protein: MNRSPLLSGLMYSTVITLLGTLLASLLLLATGLSESSWLSTTLLVHGLSLLIGGVLTGKRCESKGWYHGGMLGMLYTGIVWMIGFLAYDSGVTNELLMVGGIALVAGAFGGVVGVNMKK; encoded by the coding sequence ATGAACCGTTCGCCACTGTTATCTGGACTTATGTATTCCACCGTCATTACATTGCTCGGCACGTTGCTAGCCTCATTGCTCCTACTCGCTACTGGCCTATCGGAAAGCTCATGGCTGTCGACGACGCTCCTCGTCCACGGACTATCGCTGCTCATCGGTGGTGTGTTGACCGGCAAGCGCTGTGAATCGAAGGGCTGGTACCACGGCGGCATGCTCGGCATGCTCTATACGGGCATCGTCTGGATGATCGGATTTCTAGCATACGACAGCGGTGTCACGAACGAGCTGCTGATGGTCGGCGGTATCGCGCTCGTTGCGGGAGCATTCGGAGGCGTGGTCGGGGTGAACATGAAGAAGTAA
- the yajC gene encoding preprotein translocase subunit YajC, with product MLLATAQTSPGGIEGILITYGPLVLMFVVLYFLLIRPQQKRQKTRNQMLGALKKGDKVVTIGGLHGTLVELTDDTVILRVNDVTKLTFERSAVNSVKSAPETEEGK from the coding sequence ATGTTGTTGGCTACGGCCCAAACTTCACCAGGCGGCATCGAAGGCATTCTGATTACCTACGGACCGCTCGTCCTAATGTTTGTTGTTCTGTACTTCCTACTCATTCGTCCACAGCAGAAGCGTCAGAAGACTCGCAACCAGATGCTGGGCGCCTTGAAGAAGGGCGATAAGGTTGTCACGATCGGCGGCTTGCACGGTACTCTTGTAGAGCTGACCGACGACACGGTTATTCTTCGTGTGAACGACGTCACGAAGCTGACGTTCGAGCGCTCCGCGGTCAATTCCGTGAAGTCGGCGCCTGAGACGGAAGAGGGCAAGTAA
- a CDS encoding SpoIID/LytB domain-containing protein — MSNERAGRREKWRPRRTGGGGAHAAAKVFACAALLATGALGAGREAAPWPQAQQLAAAATPAAASPTAASAAAAATSGQTPVRVALFIESGRYSATTPAAALEADRGLTLAIREAGGLRPAAAAGPGEAVRVYADGYYAELLQSADAAAVQAAAEALAAAEGGAAVGIWQRAQQGKPLYVLFSGPFPAKEQAAAAAAKHKGAAVRGPLRYSAGSYADEAQAAAQAAALEAAGYPAGVAHMSGGGYAALVGNEPDEAALAALKAKLAAALPAVKVAALESGQSYVLKQSGAVTGVDGKLKSIAAYTISGEAKLWVEPADPTDGVRVKERSGRSYRGGIEVTTLNGKLAVINELPLETYVESVLGSELSAGWPIEALKAQAVAARTYILKQKPDKYSIASVSDTTTDQMYKGIEGEFAAARQAVEATKGEVLRYNGALIEPLYYSNAGGMTADPTEVWGNPLPYLKPVPSPDDGAQAGKLKWLHVVLPTGVLGYIRSDLTHKTNEQNAFGIPYYESAQDGVNVRSAPYVSDVTNPAIAKVNRNDRFLVIGDMMESNAFSWIRGPYSAEQLRERMAGSLPAASATASLDKLEVTKRGPSGRVMEVSVNGQPVKTTYPDSLRTLLGGLPSTRFEIEQTGRYTIWGANGSTRDQSEASKPLYAVSASGAVTEMKGEHFFVLSAGNSVTPVSRKPQFLFKGTGFGHGLGMSQWGAKGYAELGYSYAKILEAYYPGAQLSKQ; from the coding sequence ATGAGCAACGAACGAGCGGGGCGCCGGGAGAAGTGGCGCCCGAGAAGGACTGGCGGCGGCGGTGCCCATGCCGCCGCCAAAGTATTCGCCTGCGCGGCGCTGCTCGCGACCGGCGCTCTCGGCGCCGGTCGCGAGGCAGCGCCCTGGCCGCAGGCGCAGCAGCTGGCAGCCGCCGCGACACCGGCGGCTGCGAGCCCAACTGCCGCAAGCGCAGCTGCGGCAGCTACATCCGGGCAGACGCCGGTGCGCGTCGCCCTGTTCATTGAGTCGGGCCGCTATAGCGCCACGACCCCAGCGGCCGCCCTGGAGGCGGATCGCGGGCTGACGCTCGCGATCCGCGAAGCGGGCGGCCTGCGGCCGGCCGCCGCGGCCGGCCCGGGCGAAGCCGTCCGAGTGTACGCGGACGGCTACTACGCGGAGCTGCTGCAATCGGCTGATGCAGCAGCAGTGCAAGCGGCCGCCGAGGCGCTTGCGGCGGCCGAAGGCGGCGCAGCTGTGGGCATCTGGCAGCGCGCGCAGCAGGGCAAGCCGCTGTATGTGCTCTTCTCGGGGCCGTTCCCCGCGAAGGAGCAGGCGGCGGCAGCGGCGGCGAAGCACAAGGGCGCAGCGGTGCGCGGCCCGCTGCGCTACAGCGCGGGCAGCTACGCCGACGAGGCGCAGGCGGCGGCACAGGCCGCTGCGCTTGAGGCTGCCGGGTACCCGGCGGGCGTCGCCCATATGAGCGGCGGCGGCTACGCGGCGCTCGTCGGCAACGAGCCCGACGAAGCGGCGCTCGCCGCGCTGAAGGCGAAGCTGGCGGCTGCGCTGCCTGCAGTGAAGGTGGCGGCGCTGGAGTCTGGGCAGTCGTACGTGCTGAAGCAGTCCGGGGCGGTGACAGGCGTGGATGGTAAGCTGAAGTCGATAGCCGCTTACACCATCTCAGGTGAGGCGAAGCTGTGGGTCGAACCTGCCGATCCAACAGACGGTGTGCGGGTGAAGGAGCGTTCAGGGCGTTCGTATCGCGGCGGCATCGAGGTGACGACGCTTAACGGGAAGCTTGCTGTCATCAACGAGCTGCCGCTCGAGACGTATGTCGAGAGCGTGCTCGGCTCCGAGCTGAGCGCAGGCTGGCCGATCGAGGCGCTGAAGGCGCAGGCGGTAGCGGCGCGCACTTATATATTGAAGCAGAAGCCGGATAAATACAGCATCGCCAGCGTGTCCGACACGACGACGGACCAGATGTACAAGGGGATAGAGGGCGAGTTCGCAGCGGCCCGTCAGGCGGTGGAGGCGACGAAGGGCGAGGTGCTTCGCTATAATGGAGCACTCATCGAGCCGTTGTACTACTCCAATGCAGGCGGCATGACCGCCGATCCTACCGAAGTATGGGGCAATCCGCTGCCTTACTTGAAGCCCGTCCCTTCTCCTGACGACGGAGCGCAGGCGGGCAAGCTGAAATGGCTGCATGTCGTGCTGCCGACAGGCGTGCTCGGCTACATCCGCTCCGATCTGACGCATAAGACGAATGAGCAGAACGCGTTCGGCATTCCTTATTACGAGTCGGCGCAGGACGGGGTGAATGTTCGCTCCGCGCCTTACGTGAGCGATGTGACGAACCCGGCTATTGCCAAGGTGAATCGGAACGACCGATTCCTCGTCATCGGCGACATGATGGAGTCGAATGCGTTCTCCTGGATTCGTGGTCCATACAGCGCGGAGCAGCTGAGGGAACGGATGGCCGGCTCACTTCCTGCAGCCTCGGCTACCGCTTCGTTGGACAAGCTCGAGGTGACGAAGCGGGGGCCGTCAGGACGCGTGATGGAGGTGTCGGTCAACGGTCAGCCGGTGAAGACGACGTATCCCGATTCATTGCGTACGCTGCTCGGCGGCTTGCCGAGCACGCGGTTTGAAATCGAGCAGACAGGACGCTATACTATATGGGGAGCGAACGGGAGCACTCGTGATCAGAGTGAAGCAAGCAAGCCGCTCTATGCGGTGAGCGCCTCAGGGGCTGTCACAGAGATGAAGGGAGAGCACTTCTTCGTGCTGAGCGCAGGCAATAGCGTAACTCCAGTATCTCGTAAGCCGCAGTTTCTGTTCAAGGGCACCGGCTTCGGTCACGGACTCGGAATGTCCCAATGGGGCGCCAAGGGCTACGCCGAGCTCGGGTATAGCTACGCCAAGATATTAGAAGCGTACTATCCGGGAGCGCAGCTGTCCAAGCAGTAA
- the lepB gene encoding signal peptidase I: protein MQSFLKEVWAWVRSIAAALVLTILIGMFIFQPTKVLGKSMDPTLYDQQRIYVSKLSHTFRYEPDYGDIVIIDSRVDRPRTWKDDLLEHPLIRLIRDQEDPNMYVKRVIAKSGDAVEIKDGQVFLNGQLLDEPYVKEPMYPEPPRTWTVPEGHVFVLGDNRNNSKDSRQIGFVPFNHVLGIKF from the coding sequence ATGCAGTCGTTTCTGAAAGAAGTATGGGCTTGGGTCCGATCCATCGCAGCCGCCCTCGTCCTTACGATCTTAATCGGCATGTTCATCTTCCAGCCGACGAAGGTGCTGGGCAAATCGATGGATCCTACGCTTTACGACCAGCAGCGCATCTATGTGTCGAAGCTGTCACATACGTTTCGGTATGAGCCTGACTACGGTGATATCGTCATCATCGACAGCCGTGTAGACCGCCCGCGCACGTGGAAGGATGATCTGCTGGAGCATCCGCTTATTCGGTTGATCCGCGACCAGGAGGATCCGAATATGTATGTGAAGCGCGTCATTGCCAAATCCGGAGATGCGGTCGAAATCAAGGATGGCCAAGTGTTCCTTAACGGCCAGCTGCTGGACGAGCCGTACGTGAAGGAGCCCATGTATCCTGAACCTCCCCGCACGTGGACTGTTCCGGAAGGTCACGTCTTCGTCCTAGGAGATAACCGCAATAACAGCAAGGACAGCAGGCAGATCGGCTTCGTTCCGTTCAACCATGTGCTTGGCATTAAATTTTAG
- a CDS encoding DUF421 domain-containing protein: MELWTLFLRTVLVYIFVFLMMRIMGKREIGKLSIFDLVISIMIAEIAVFVLDDIRKPIIEGLLPMVTLVGIQILIAFISMKSERLRRLFEGRPAVIMEHGRMNQSEMAKQRYNLDDLLHQLRQNKVLNPADVEFAILEPSGKLTVARKDQLASIKTTSKSEPKHSIRYEGLPLPLIMDGKVQEESLAKLDQTRFWLKRELQQRGVNDFKDVFFCSIDHRGKWFIDKKR; the protein is encoded by the coding sequence ATGGAGCTGTGGACGCTTTTTTTGCGCACGGTCTTGGTGTACATATTCGTCTTTCTGATGATGCGGATCATGGGCAAACGCGAGATCGGCAAGCTGTCGATCTTTGACCTGGTCATCTCCATTATGATTGCGGAAATCGCGGTGTTCGTGCTCGATGACATCCGCAAACCGATCATTGAGGGACTTCTGCCGATGGTCACGCTCGTGGGCATTCAGATTCTAATCGCCTTTATCTCGATGAAGAGCGAACGGCTGCGGCGGCTGTTCGAGGGCCGACCGGCCGTCATTATGGAGCATGGACGTATGAATCAGTCCGAAATGGCGAAGCAGCGCTACAATTTGGACGACCTGCTTCATCAGCTGCGGCAAAATAAAGTGTTGAACCCGGCGGACGTTGAATTCGCCATACTCGAGCCGTCCGGCAAGCTGACAGTCGCGCGGAAGGACCAGCTTGCCTCGATCAAGACCACCTCCAAGTCCGAGCCGAAGCACAGCATTCGGTATGAAGGCTTGCCCTTGCCCTTAATTATGGATGGGAAGGTGCAGGAGGAAAGCTTGGCGAAGCTTGATCAAACCCGGTTTTGGCTAAAGAGGGAGCTGCAGCAGCGCGGCGTGAACGACTTCAAGGACGTCTTCTTCTGCTCCATCGATCATCGCGGCAAATGGTTCATCGATAAGAAAAGGTAG
- the tgt gene encoding tRNA guanosine(34) transglycosylase Tgt: protein MAVTYEHIKTCKQSGARLGRVHTPHGVIETPAFMPVGTQATVKTMSPEELKAMDAHIILSNTYHLFLRPGHEIVKEAGGLHRFMNWDRPILTDSGGFQVFSLSEMRKITEEGVQFRSHLNGDKLFISPEKSIEIQNALGADIIMAFDECPPYPAEHSYAKQSLERTTRWAARCLEAHSRKDDQALFAIIQGGMYEDLRKQSAAELTSMDFPGYAIGGLSVGEPKPLMMEVLDYTVPLMPANKPRYLMGVGSPDALVEGSIRGIDMFDCVLPTRIARNGTVMTSEGRLVVRNAKFARDYGPLDPKCSCYTCQNYSRAYIRHLIKADETFGIRLTTYHNLHFLLELMRGVRQAIREDRLLDFRDQFFAEYGIDENSKGF, encoded by the coding sequence ATGGCAGTAACTTACGAGCATATCAAAACGTGCAAGCAATCCGGAGCAAGACTCGGCCGCGTCCATACGCCTCACGGCGTCATCGAGACGCCGGCCTTCATGCCCGTCGGCACGCAGGCTACGGTGAAGACGATGAGCCCCGAGGAGCTCAAGGCGATGGACGCGCACATTATATTAAGTAACACATACCACCTGTTTCTCCGACCGGGACACGAGATCGTGAAGGAGGCGGGCGGCCTGCACCGCTTCATGAATTGGGATCGTCCGATCTTGACCGACAGCGGCGGCTTCCAGGTGTTCTCGCTCAGCGAGATGCGCAAAATTACGGAGGAGGGCGTTCAATTCCGCTCCCACTTGAATGGCGATAAGCTGTTCATCTCTCCGGAGAAATCAATTGAAATCCAAAATGCGCTCGGCGCCGACATTATTATGGCGTTCGACGAGTGCCCGCCTTATCCGGCGGAGCATAGCTACGCGAAGCAGTCACTCGAACGGACGACACGCTGGGCAGCTCGATGTCTCGAGGCGCATAGCCGCAAGGACGATCAAGCGCTGTTCGCCATCATCCAAGGCGGCATGTACGAGGACCTGCGCAAGCAGAGCGCCGCTGAGTTGACTTCCATGGATTTCCCGGGTTATGCTATTGGAGGACTTAGCGTCGGTGAGCCGAAGCCTCTCATGATGGAGGTGCTCGACTACACGGTGCCGCTCATGCCTGCGAACAAGCCCCGTTACTTGATGGGTGTCGGTTCGCCGGATGCGCTTGTGGAGGGCTCCATTCGCGGGATCGACATGTTCGACTGCGTGCTGCCGACCCGTATCGCGCGTAACGGTACGGTCATGACCAGTGAGGGCAGACTCGTCGTCCGCAATGCGAAGTTCGCGCGTGATTACGGACCGCTCGATCCGAAGTGCTCCTGCTATACGTGTCAGAATTACTCGCGTGCATACATTCGCCATCTCATCAAGGCCGATGAGACGTTCGGTATACGACTGACGACATATCATAACCTGCACTTCCTGCTCGAGCTGATGCGTGGCGTGCGGCAGGCGATTCGCGAGGACAGACTGCTCGACTTCCGGGATCAGTTTTTTGCCGAATACGGCATCGATGAGAATAGCAAAGGATTCTAG
- a CDS encoding BofC C-terminal domain-containing protein: MTISAFWSQLKKHLKRRFRRKKRWLNLAVMLIIIGAGAAWLQGTGQEEGARPSVEWERWKDKAVFGGSLNDEETNPEEEVKAMISGLSGKREAYSRKAYLCGEEVERIGVLDASGILDYYLKHPRMSVSLSETSEAVYFVETINDLSPRCKESAYFGLDVQGNLSIFEGVPGSGNDHVMRTFFQLNIEHLESSLPRETVRQLYQGIRIHDLDDYNSVLSTLSDYAVEVTEKAMQPAAVE, translated from the coding sequence ATGACCATAAGCGCGTTTTGGAGTCAGTTAAAAAAGCACCTGAAGCGAAGGTTTAGAAGGAAAAAGCGATGGCTTAATTTGGCCGTGATGCTGATCATAATCGGGGCCGGGGCGGCATGGCTCCAAGGAACGGGGCAGGAGGAGGGAGCCCGGCCAAGCGTAGAATGGGAGCGCTGGAAGGACAAGGCCGTGTTCGGCGGCAGCTTGAACGACGAGGAAACTAATCCGGAGGAAGAGGTTAAGGCGATGATCAGTGGGCTATCAGGAAAAAGAGAAGCATACTCCCGCAAGGCGTACTTGTGCGGCGAGGAGGTAGAGCGTATCGGCGTGCTGGATGCGTCCGGCATTCTCGACTATTACTTGAAGCATCCGAGAATGTCCGTCAGCTTAAGTGAAACGAGCGAGGCGGTCTACTTCGTTGAGACAATCAACGACTTGTCGCCCCGCTGTAAGGAGAGTGCCTACTTCGGACTAGACGTACAGGGGAACTTGTCGATCTTCGAGGGTGTGCCTGGCTCGGGGAATGACCATGTGATGCGCACCTTCTTCCAGCTTAACATTGAGCATCTGGAGAGCAGTCTGCCCCGTGAGACCGTTAGGCAGCTGTATCAGGGCATCCGTATTCACGATCTGGACGATTACAACAGCGTGCTGTCGACGCTTAGCGATTATGCAGTTGAGGTGACGGAGAAGGCGATGCAGCCTGCTGCCGTGGAATAG
- the ruvA gene encoding Holliday junction branch migration protein RuvA, protein MIDFLRGTVAHRDPEFVVLDVRGVGYRVFCANPYAVGAKEAAKDGKDGGEVTLYIHYHVREDAHLLFGFPTREEQGLFRLLLEVSGIGPKVAIGVLAGGKPETIAAAIRQDNITFLMKLPGIGKKTAQRMVLDLKDKLGAWSSDEADAVSMGIGAVAAEPLGGGAWAEAKAGLMSLGYTEAEADRAGQAIKPKLEGGETTDTVMKLALKAIYQQSMS, encoded by the coding sequence ATGATCGACTTTCTAAGAGGAACGGTGGCTCATCGCGATCCGGAGTTCGTCGTGCTTGATGTCAGAGGCGTTGGCTACCGCGTATTTTGTGCGAATCCATATGCGGTGGGGGCGAAGGAAGCGGCGAAGGACGGCAAGGATGGCGGAGAAGTCACCTTATATATTCATTATCACGTGCGTGAGGATGCGCACTTGTTGTTCGGCTTCCCGACGCGGGAGGAGCAGGGGCTGTTCCGGCTGCTGCTCGAGGTCAGCGGCATCGGACCGAAGGTGGCGATTGGCGTACTCGCTGGCGGCAAGCCGGAGACGATTGCAGCGGCGATCCGTCAGGATAACATCACGTTCCTCATGAAGCTGCCGGGTATTGGGAAAAAGACGGCCCAGCGCATGGTGCTCGACTTGAAGGACAAGCTCGGCGCGTGGTCGTCAGACGAAGCGGACGCGGTATCGATGGGCATAGGCGCTGTGGCTGCAGAGCCGCTTGGTGGAGGCGCATGGGCGGAGGCGAAGGCTGGGCTGATGTCGCTCGGTTATACGGAGGCGGAGGCCGATCGGGCCGGACAGGCGATTAAGCCGAAGCTTGAGGGCGGCGAAACGACCGACACGGTGATGAAGCTGGCGCTTAAGGCGATTTATCAGCAATCGATGTCTTGA
- the ruvB gene encoding Holliday junction branch migration DNA helicase RuvB, which yields MDDRIISAHLMMEDQAVEFSLRPRYLAEYIGQAQAKENLKIYIEAAKMRKEALDHVLLYGPPGLGKTTLSNIIANELGVSMRTTSGPAIERPGDLAAILTNLQEGDVLFIDEIHRLHRTVEEVLYPAMEDYALDIIIGKGPSARSVRLDLPPFTLVGATTRVGLLSAPLRDRFGVVSRLEYYTIDELTYIVSRTADLLQAEIVGEAAREIGMRSRGTPRIANRLLKRVRDFAQVKGDGIITLDIARTALQSIQVDPLGLDEIDHKMLRAIILNFQGGPVGLDTIAASIGEESQTIEDVYEPYLLQIGFLQRTPRGRMITDSACKHLGLPMPKRG from the coding sequence ATGGACGACCGCATCATTTCCGCGCATTTGATGATGGAGGATCAGGCTGTCGAGTTCAGTCTGCGTCCGCGTTACTTGGCTGAGTATATTGGACAGGCGCAGGCGAAGGAGAATTTGAAGATCTATATCGAGGCGGCCAAGATGCGCAAGGAGGCGCTCGATCATGTGCTGCTGTATGGACCACCGGGTCTTGGCAAAACGACGCTGTCGAACATTATCGCCAACGAGCTGGGTGTCAGTATGCGGACGACGAGCGGACCTGCGATCGAGAGGCCAGGCGACCTGGCGGCGATCTTGACGAACCTGCAGGAGGGCGACGTTCTGTTCATCGACGAGATTCACCGGCTTCACCGGACGGTGGAGGAGGTGCTCTACCCGGCGATGGAGGATTATGCGCTCGATATTATTATAGGTAAAGGGCCGAGCGCCCGCTCGGTGCGGCTCGACCTGCCGCCGTTCACGCTCGTCGGCGCGACGACGCGGGTCGGTCTGCTATCGGCGCCATTGCGCGACCGATTCGGCGTCGTCAGTCGGCTCGAATATTACACGATAGACGAGCTGACCTACATCGTTAGCCGGACGGCTGACCTGCTGCAGGCAGAGATCGTCGGCGAGGCTGCGCGAGAGATTGGCATGCGCTCGAGAGGGACGCCGCGTATTGCGAACCGGCTGCTGAAGCGGGTGCGCGACTTTGCTCAAGTGAAGGGCGACGGCATCATTACGCTGGATATTGCGCGAACGGCGCTGCAGAGCATTCAGGTCGATCCGCTCGGGCTCGATGAGATCGATCATAAGATGCTGCGGGCGATTATATTGAATTTTCAAGGCGGTCCTGTCGGCCTCGATACGATTGCGGCCTCGATCGGCGAGGAGAGCCAGACGATTGAGGACGTCTATGAGCCGTACTTGCTGCAGATCGGCTTCCTGCAGCGGACACCGCGCGGACGGATGATTACGGACAGCGCTTGCAAGCATCTCGGGCTGCCGATGCCGAAGCGGGGGTAG